From a region of the Dictyostelium discoideum AX4 chromosome 2 chromosome, whole genome shotgun sequence genome:
- a CDS encoding hypothetical protein (P36417 G-box binding factor (GBF)), with the protein MEELLSDINSYNRSFKKQRIDFLLNDNNDIGDDDDNSNWVFNNNKNLNKSNDLRNQININSYNNNNNNNFNNQHPIYTYNHHQYHHNHHHHNHNQQHHHHHHNYHHNNHHIDEIDNNNNNLQQIPQSPEIQQQHQLQHSYSPPLYHYQNVYYHKQHSPPPLPLPQSLQPLSSPQLVNNSQFSPPLHSKSNQPQIQNIIQPKTQYNQQSISINNLNNNNNNNNNNNEIINSNFKNMNANYNQNINKNNHQNNNNNNNTNNNNNNNNNNNFNNTINNDFSNNQNINTINNNNNNSSNNTPNPNPNPNPNPINNKNNNQSVPEISNFKVEDICKLTFPEICSEIRRLGGTLPSNISMKDAKIVLESIITRSTLNKNGEIKLASSGFNNLVNNNKNNKINHNSNSNNINNNNNNIVNNSNHSDNDNNSNSDNSTPTSPTPTSPNSQTSNVVNELPNCAYCNRVASWKHDKKRYYCRNCNKAFIPIENRIYKRATDSEFNIAQMNSNRAHNQTNNNGNNHTLLNIHNNNNNSNNNNNNNNNNNNNNNNNNNNNNNNNNNINNNNNNNNNIINNNINNNTTNNNNYSQNTIITNQNNQNCLNNQSDSLQQIPNCTRCGLAPAWKHDKFRWWCKTCSRAYTPNVVRTGYTLNKV; encoded by the coding sequence atggaggAGCTTTTAAGTGATATTAATAGTTATAATAgatcatttaaaaaacaaagaattgattttttattaaatgataataatgatattggcGATGACGACGATAATTCAAATTGGGtttttaacaataataaaaatttgaataaatctAACGACCTTCGTAATCAAATTAACAttaatagttataataataataataataataattttaataatcaacatccaatttatacatataaccatcatcaatatcatcataatcatcatcatcataatcataatcaacaacatcatcatcatcatcataattaTCATCATAATAACCACCatattgatgaaattgataataataataataatttacaacaaATTCCTCAATCACCagaaattcaacaacaacatcaattaCAACATTCATATAGTCCTCCATTATATCATTATCAGAATGTTTATTATCATAAACAACATTCACCACCACCTCTACCTCTTCCACAATCACTTCAACCATTAAGTTCACCTCAACTTGTAAACAATTCACAATTTTCACCACCACTACACTCCAAATCTAATCAAccacaaattcaaaatattattcAACCAAAAACTCAATACAATCAACAATCgatttcaataaataatttaaataataataataataataataataataataatgaaattattaatagtaatttcaaaaatatgaATGCCAATTACAaccaaaatattaataaaaataatcaccaaaataataataataataataatactaataacaataataataataataataataataattttaacaatacaattaataatgatttttcaaataatcaaaatataaataccattaataataacaataataacagtagtaataatacaccAAATCCAAACCCAAATCCAAATCCAaatccaattaataataaaaataataatcaatcagTTCCTGAAATTTCCAACTTTAAAGTTGAAgatatttgtaaattaacATTTCCAGAAATTTGTTCCGAAATTAGAAGATTAGGAGGTACATTACCATCCAATATCTCAATGAAAGATGCAAAAATTGTCTTAGAGTCAATAATTACCAGAAgtactttaaataaaaatggtgaaattaaattagctTCTTCTGGTTTTAATAAccttgtaaataataataaaaataataaaataaaccataatagtaatagtaacaatattaataataacaataataatattgttaataatagtaatcatagtgataatgataataatagtaatagtgataattcaacaccaacatcTCCAACACCAACGTCACCAAATTCCCAAACATCAAATGTAGTAAATGAATTACCAAATTGTGCATATTGTAATAGAGTTGCCAGTTGGAAACATGATAAAAAACGTTACTACTGTCGTAATTGTAATAAAGCATTCATACCAATCGAAAATAGAATATATAAACGAGCTACCGATAGTGAATTCAATATCGCCCAAATGAATTCAAATAGAGCCCACaatcaaacaaataataatggtaataatcacacccttttaaatattcataataataataataatagtaataataataataataataataataataataataataataataataataataataataataataataataataataacaatattaataataataataataataataataatattattaataataatattaataataatactactaataataataattattcacaaaataccattattacaaatcaaaataaccaaaattgtttaaataatcaatctGACTCATTACAACAAATACCAAATTGTACTAGATGTGGGTTGGCACCTGCATGGAAACATGATAAATTTCGTTGGTGGTGTAAGACTTGTTCACGTGCTTACACACCAAATGTCGTTAGAACAGGTTATACtttaaataaagtttaa
- a CDS encoding hypothetical protein (Similar to Dictyostelium discoideum (Slime mold). hypothetical 127.0 kDa protein) translates to MILYYLFIFFSFLCFFSFGIIPPENELLALNNIVQKFNLSIGNQPNPDYCSIFICSQTNGSLIDTLYLLANSIEYTPIGAKIAVSDLKQFTSVSSIFLNGFEIEYEFIYHKFENCQTLYYIETRGAMVINKTLPDYASINIDCKGLEGTEFKLSYISSKTHSFNIYGGNVNFITDVPKPTFFQNLRLKTKNIPDLKKIVFENLIINIDKDFNTSSLSAYYNTIGAKSTSLLNDDRNNGPNLPSEFLGDRWVSNDKYRDNLDVNGFLAPINNEQIDLTELKYSLLDFRKAGQLFNIQQNSKNVFPIKTGNSTTYLKFHNGNISQIYPLSQFGKASFISVVNSSITGDLGPYEPNNGFPTRLYDFTNNAITGTIDQSWCNSVLIVKNNRMNGTIPSCFTCYFDFPIMLVDNPSASTIYEAFQGNSFDNLNTNIKCTTFAPQIEKIRDKALHIFGNDIGFDSTFYKIDDIGICSSYNTIEFGKSYECISNNYSFKDLKYIKFNFKYPFDKDYYFPLIKRSPIISSVHFLNNNNLQVNGSYFSSYLGHVSQTITISNLIFEILDSSDFFTIQATPIQTIPIEKLEYPENTNTFDLLTLNTNSKITRVYINPSSINDKICKNDCTDNDHGICNLYLGVCVCLNDFIGDDCSNSKFFITSVQPSTTNGGEAIFFGSFLESINTISLTIGGIDCPITFNSSDTIKCTAQPGNGIKTVILKQNDKIFTGIGIYKYIELSIPCPNKCSNNGICNSTTGICKCNNGYTLYDCSALLNTDNGSGGNNNNGGTNTTIDPGTGSTNITDSQTHFQIYLKSLIEVDINNNEVKSYSLLKNWIFNKTENEIEPNKYILKQQLVNNTAPNSNGCIITSTIEEIKDKNGKEFTFAGTSFVVSSGSIKFTISIANYTYQSNLNTLKLELMSSVDKIDKINNCNSKDTEIDTTNVNDISTFNYIKISKNNKIFSGRFINKVLSDGRSTFFTTSARNDSNSIIVSLNLPHCINECLIDPDFSVLLSNDFKSECGDSSRKWFLPVVIVVPVLGATILFIVFFILYKKSTTLKIMLHAAKLKKLNTNK, encoded by the exons ATGAtactatattatttatttatcttcttttcttttctttgttttttttcatttgggATTATTCCTCCTGAGAATGAACTTCTtgctttaaataatattgtacAAAAGTTTAATCTTTCAATTGGTAATCAACCAAACCCTGATTATTGTTCAATTTTTATCTGTAGTCAAACAAATGGATCACTTATAGATAC tctTTATTTATTAGCTAATTCTATTGAATACACACCAATTGGTGCAAAGATCGCTGTATcagatttaaaacaatttacaAGTGTTTCTTCAAt atttttaaatggatttgaaattgaatatgaatttatttatcaCAAATTCGAAAATTGTCAAACCCTTTATTATATTGAAACTAGGGGAGCAATGGTGATAAATAAAACGTTACCCGATTATGCATCAAT aaatatTGATTGTAAAGGATTAGAAGGTACAGAATTTAAACTATCTTATATTAGCTCAAAAACACATAGTTTCAATATATATGGAGGGAACGTAAACTTTATAACTGATGTTCCAAAGCCaacattttttcaaaatttacgtttaaaaacaaaaaacataccagatttaaaaaaaattgtatttgaaaatttaattataaatattgataaagatTTCAATACCAGTTCATTATCAGCGTATTATAATACAATTGGAGCGAAATCGACTTCACTATTAAATGATGATAGAAATAATGGACCAAATTTACCAAGTGAATTTTTAGGTGATAGATGggtttcaaatgataaatataGGGACAATTTAGATGTGAATGGTTTTTTAGctccaattaataatgagCAAATTGATTTAACAGAATTGAAGTATTCATTATTAGATTTTAGAAAAGCAGGTCAATTATTCAACATTcaacaaaattcaaaaaatgtaTTCCCAATTAAAACTGGAAACAGTACAACATACTTGAAATTCCATAATGGAAATATTTCTCAAATTTACCCACTTTCCCAATTTGGAAAAGCTTCATTTATCTCTGTAGTAAATTCAAGTATTACTGGTGATTTAGGCCCATATGAGCCAAATAATGGATTTCCTACAAGACTTTATGATTTTACTAATAATGCTATAACTGGAACAATTGATCAATCATGGTGTAACTCTGTATTGATAGTTAAAAACAATAGGATGAATGGTACAATTCCATCCTGTTTTACAtgttattttgattttccaATAATGCTAGTAGATAATCCAAGTGCCAGTACTATTTATGAAGCATTTCAAGGAAATAgctttgataatttaaatacaaatattaaatgtaCAACTTTTGCTCcacaaattgaaaaaattcgAGATAAGGCTCTACATATTTTTGGTAATGATATTGGTTTCGATAGTACTTTCTATAAAATAGATGATATTGGAATATGTAGTTCCTATAATACTATCGAATTTGGTAAAAGCTATGAATGTATAAGtaataattattcatttaaagatttaaaatatattaaatttaattttaaatatccaTTTGATAAGGATTATTATTTCccattaattaaaagatcACCAATTATTAGCTCtgtacattttttaaataataacaatttacAAGTAAATGGTTCTTATTTTTCAAGTTATTTAGGTCATGTTTCTCAAACTATTactatttcaaatttaatatttgaaattttagattCAAGTGATTTCTTTACAATTCAAGCAACTCCAATTCAAACAATTCCAATTGAAAAACTTGAATACCctgaaaatacaaatacttttgatttattaactttaaatacaaattcaaaGATTACAAGAGTTTACATTAATCCATcttcaattaatgataaaatatgTAAAAATGATTGTACTGATAATGATCATGGTATttgtaatttatatttaggtgtttgtgtttgtttaaatgattttattggtgatgattgttcgaattcaaaatttttcattACATCAGTTcaaccatcaacaacaaatggtGGTGAAGCTATTTTCTTTGGTTCATTTTTAGAATCAATCAATACTATTTCATTAACAATTGGTGGAATAGATTGTCCAATTACATTCAATTCATCAGATACAATTAAATGTACAGCACAACCTGGTAATGGTATTAAAactgtaattttaaaacaaaatgataaaatattcACTGGTATTggcatttataaatatattgaattatcaatacCATGTCCAAATAAATGTTCAAATAATGGTATTTGTAATTCAACAACTGGAATTTGTAAATGTAATAATGGATATACTTTATATGATTGTAGCGCATTATTAAATACAGATAATGGTTcaggtggtaataataacaatggcggtacaaatacaacaattgACCCAGGTACAGGTTCAACAAATATTACAGATTCTCAAACTcactttcaaatttatttaaaatcattaattgaagtagatattaataataatgaagttaaatcttattcattattaaagaattggatatttaataaaactgaaaatgaaattgaaccaaataaatatatattaaaacaacaattagtAAATAATACTGCTCCAAATTCAAATGGATGTATAATTACATCAAcaattgaagaaattaaagataaaaatggtAAAGAATTTACATTTGCGGGTACATCATTCGTTGTTTCAAgtggttcaattaaatttacaatttcaattgcAAATTATACATATCaaagtaatttaaatactttaaaattagaattaatgTCATCAGTTGATAAAAtcgataaaattaataattgtaattcaAAAGACACAGAAATCGATACAACCAATGTAAATGATATATCAACATTTAATTATatcaaaatttcaaaaaataataaaattttctcTGGTAGATTCATAAATAAAGTATTATCTGATGGAAGATCAACATTTTTTACAACAAGCGCAAGAAAcgattcaaattcaattattgtatcattaaatttaccaCATTGTATAAACGAATGTTTAATTGATCCAGATTTTTCAGTTTTActttcaaatgatttcaaaTCTGAATGTGGTGATTCATCTCGAAAATGGTTTTTACCTGTTGTTATAGTTGTACCTGTTTTGGGCGCAACTATACTTTTTATAGTTTTCTTTATACTCTATAAGAAAAGTACTACACTTAAAATTATGTTGCACGCtgcaaaattaaaaaaattaaataccaataaataa